The Nitrosospira lacus genome window below encodes:
- the pcnB gene encoding polynucleotide adenylyltransferase PcnB codes for MIRKFLHRVFGRKVSIPVSASRPPAGVHVISRKQHGITRDHINPCALKVTSGLQEAGYSAFVVGGAARDLLLGLDPKDFDIATNATPEEVRAIFRRSRIIGRRFRLVHVMCGAETVEVSTFRGDTQAGENDGSPASVHADEHGRLLRDNVFGSQEEDAKRRDFTVNALFFDPVHEEIWDYLNGYEDIQAKRLRIIGDPLRRYREDPVRMLRAVRLAAKLNMQIDADTAAPIGDLAPLLQNVPPSRLFDEMLKLLLSGHALACVIDLRTRGLHHGLLPMLDVILEQPLGERFITLALKNTDERVQQEKPVSPGFLFAALLWHEVLAAWNNRQTAGEKMIPALHQAMDDVLAVQNKKLAIPHRYDAIMKEIWAMQPRFTGRSGRRPFRLLEHPRFRAAYDFMLLRCESGEIDMELGKWWEAFQHAGSGEREAMLLKDETQKKRKRSRSRHKPVPSVAAEGGIATDMVD; via the coding sequence ATGATCCGTAAATTTCTCCACCGCGTTTTTGGCCGCAAGGTATCCATTCCCGTTTCCGCCTCCCGCCCTCCCGCTGGAGTACACGTCATCTCGCGTAAGCAGCATGGCATTACGCGCGACCATATCAATCCCTGTGCGCTAAAAGTTACCTCGGGCTTGCAGGAAGCCGGGTACTCCGCTTTCGTCGTCGGCGGTGCGGCACGCGACTTGCTGCTGGGGCTGGACCCGAAGGATTTTGACATTGCCACGAATGCTACGCCTGAGGAAGTGCGTGCTATTTTCCGCCGCTCACGCATTATCGGCCGTCGTTTCCGCCTGGTGCACGTGATGTGCGGTGCCGAGACGGTGGAAGTCTCGACTTTCCGCGGCGACACGCAAGCCGGCGAGAACGATGGATCCCCAGCCAGCGTGCATGCTGACGAACATGGACGCCTGCTGCGGGACAATGTATTCGGCAGCCAGGAAGAGGACGCAAAGCGGCGCGATTTTACTGTCAACGCATTGTTTTTTGATCCCGTCCATGAAGAGATCTGGGATTACCTGAACGGCTATGAAGATATCCAGGCGAAGCGCTTGCGTATCATCGGTGATCCTTTGCGGCGGTACCGGGAAGACCCGGTACGAATGTTGCGGGCAGTCCGGCTCGCGGCCAAGCTGAATATGCAGATAGACGCGGACACCGCCGCGCCCATCGGCGACCTTGCTCCGCTGTTGCAGAACGTGCCACCTTCGCGCCTATTCGACGAAATGTTAAAGCTGCTGCTGTCCGGTCATGCCCTGGCCTGTGTGATCGATTTACGCACACGCGGCTTGCACCATGGTTTGCTGCCGATGCTGGACGTGATACTGGAACAACCGCTGGGTGAGCGCTTCATCACCCTCGCGCTCAAGAACACCGACGAACGCGTACAGCAGGAAAAGCCGGTATCTCCCGGCTTCCTGTTCGCGGCGCTGTTGTGGCACGAAGTGCTGGCGGCATGGAATAACCGGCAAACCGCGGGAGAAAAGATGATTCCCGCGTTGCACCAAGCAATGGATGATGTGCTGGCGGTGCAAAATAAGAAACTCGCGATTCCGCACCGTTACGATGCCATCATGAAGGAAATCTGGGCCATGCAGCCGCGTTTCACCGGCAGATCAGGCCGCAGGCCATTTCGTTTGCTGGAGCACCCTCGCTTCCGGGCCGCGTATGACTTTATGCTGCTCCGTTGCGAAAGTGGCGAGATAGACATGGAGCTGGGCAAGTGGTGGGAGGCATTCCAGCACGCCGGTTCCGGCGAACGCGAAGCCATGCTGCTCAAGGACGAAACGCAAAAGAAGCGGAAAAGAAGCCGTAGCCGCCACAAACCCGTACCCAGCGTGGCGGCAGAAGGCGGGATTGCCACGGACATGGTGGATTAG
- the folK gene encoding 2-amino-4-hydroxy-6-hydroxymethyldihydropteridine diphosphokinase, translating to MSFMVSQPAHQAFIALGSNLDDPASHVRQGFDELARLPACRLLRRSALYRSAPVGWLDQPDFINAVAQIETALDPHGLLQGLLEIEHSHGRVRKYPNGPRTLDLDMLMYDDLQCDEHDLILPHPRMHQRVFVLQPLLEIAPDCRLPGRGTVIELLAACTGQWVERE from the coding sequence ATGTCATTTATGGTATCACAGCCGGCCCACCAGGCTTTTATTGCGCTAGGCAGCAATCTGGATGATCCGGCGTCCCATGTACGGCAGGGCTTTGATGAGCTGGCGCGGCTTCCGGCATGCCGCCTGCTGAGACGCTCCGCGCTTTATCGCAGCGCGCCGGTGGGGTGGCTTGATCAGCCTGATTTCATCAATGCAGTGGCGCAAATCGAAACCGCTCTCGATCCGCACGGCCTGCTCCAGGGGCTACTCGAAATCGAGCACTCCCACGGGCGCGTGCGCAAATACCCCAACGGGCCGCGAACGCTCGATCTGGATATGCTGATGTATGACGACCTGCAATGCGACGAGCACGATCTGATCCTGCCTCATCCACGCATGCATCAGCGTGTATTCGTATTGCAACCGCTTCTCGAAATTGCGCCGGATTGCCGCCTTCCGGGACGTGGAACGGTTATCGAGTTGCTGGCCGCATGCACGGGGCAATGGGTGGAACGGGAATAA
- a CDS encoding aconitate hydratase, with product MTHNLFNTRKVFPLAAGKKAKFYSLSALETSGVGRISRLPVSIRIVLESVLRNCDGKKITEAHVRQLANWQPDAARTSEIPFVVSRIVLQDFTGVPLLVDLAAMRSVAKKMGKDPKLVEPLVPVDLVVDHSVQVDYYGDKQALNLNMEIEFHRNNERYQFIKWGMQAFDTFKVVPPGIGIVHQVNLEYLARGVHQKDGVVYPDTLVGTDSHTTMINGIGVVGWGVGGIEAEAGMLGQPVYFLTPDVVGVNLTGQLRGGVTATDLVLTVTEMLRKANVVGKFVEFFGEGTASLRVPDRATIANMAPEYGATMGFFPVDDATIEYFRGTGRSEEEVTMLQSYFKAQGLYGIPRRGDIDYTRELELDLGTVAPSLAGPRRPQDRIEIGNIKSRFIELFAQAIMEGGYGRKATDLSQSYPVRGCDDRHNDMGAITGSSSRHAVRPGTERNITEMVDNRPILAMEAAPLCIPEAPFNLGHGDILIAAITSCTNTSNPSVLIAAGLLAKKAVEKGLTVKRHIKTSLAPGSRVVTEYLSATGLLPYLEKLGFNLAGYGCTTCIGNSGPLSEPIEEAVVTNDLVCAAVLSGNRNFEARIHPSIRANFLASPPLVVAYAIAGTMLKDLMTEPLGLGKDGKPVWLGDVWPSEDEIHGLMKFAANAETFRRLYSNLTKDHPLWNDISSVSGQVYDWPKSTYIAEPPFFQDFSMQPGQPGGIRNARVLGIFGDSVTTDHISPAGSIKDTSPAGQYLLASGVSKADFNSYGARRGNHDVMMRGTFANVRIKNLVIPGSEGGITLHQPDGRQMSIYDAAMEYISDGVPTVVFGGEEYGAGSSRDWAAKGTQLLGVKAVIARSFERIHRSNLVGMGVLPLQFKENVSAQSLGIKGDEQFDLLGLDVIRPQQGVTLVIHGNDGSRREIDLLSRIDTAIEVDYYMHGGILPYVLRELMRA from the coding sequence ATGACGCATAACCTGTTCAATACGCGAAAAGTGTTTCCTCTTGCCGCCGGCAAGAAAGCAAAGTTCTATTCTCTCTCCGCCCTGGAAACATCGGGTGTGGGCAGGATTTCGCGGTTGCCGGTTTCCATTCGGATCGTGCTGGAATCAGTCTTGCGCAATTGTGACGGCAAGAAAATCACCGAAGCCCACGTGCGGCAATTGGCTAACTGGCAGCCCGACGCCGCGCGGACGAGTGAGATTCCCTTCGTTGTGTCCCGGATCGTATTGCAGGATTTTACCGGCGTTCCGCTCCTCGTGGATCTGGCGGCGATGCGCAGCGTGGCAAAAAAGATGGGCAAGGATCCCAAGCTCGTTGAACCGCTGGTGCCGGTCGATCTGGTGGTTGACCACTCGGTGCAGGTCGACTACTACGGTGATAAGCAAGCGCTCAATCTCAACATGGAAATTGAATTCCATCGCAATAATGAGCGCTACCAGTTCATAAAATGGGGTATGCAGGCATTTGATACATTCAAGGTGGTCCCCCCCGGAATCGGTATTGTGCATCAGGTGAATCTGGAATATCTTGCCCGCGGCGTGCACCAGAAAGACGGCGTGGTGTATCCGGATACACTGGTTGGCACCGATTCGCATACCACCATGATCAATGGCATTGGTGTGGTTGGGTGGGGTGTTGGCGGGATCGAAGCGGAAGCCGGAATGCTGGGGCAGCCGGTTTACTTTCTTACGCCGGACGTGGTGGGGGTGAATCTGACGGGCCAGTTGCGTGGCGGTGTTACCGCCACCGATCTGGTGCTCACTGTTACCGAGATGTTGCGCAAGGCCAACGTGGTGGGCAAGTTTGTCGAATTTTTTGGTGAAGGCACCGCATCGCTGCGGGTACCCGATCGCGCCACGATCGCCAACATGGCGCCTGAATATGGCGCCACCATGGGTTTCTTTCCGGTGGATGATGCCACCATCGAGTATTTCAGGGGTACGGGGCGTAGTGAAGAGGAAGTCACCATGCTTCAATCCTACTTCAAGGCCCAGGGACTGTATGGGATTCCCCGCAGGGGGGACATCGATTACACGCGTGAACTGGAGCTTGATCTGGGCACAGTCGCGCCCTCGCTGGCCGGACCGAGGCGCCCACAGGACCGTATCGAGATCGGCAATATCAAATCCAGATTCATCGAACTTTTCGCCCAGGCCATTATGGAAGGTGGTTATGGCAGAAAGGCAACGGATCTGAGTCAAAGTTATCCAGTGCGCGGCTGCGATGACCGCCATAACGACATGGGAGCCATCACTGGCAGCTCAAGCCGACATGCGGTGCGACCGGGCACCGAAAGGAATATTACGGAGATGGTCGACAACCGTCCGATACTGGCAATGGAAGCAGCGCCATTATGTATACCGGAAGCCCCGTTTAATCTTGGTCACGGCGATATTCTGATCGCAGCCATCACATCATGTACGAACACCTCGAACCCCAGCGTGCTGATTGCCGCCGGGCTGCTGGCAAAGAAGGCGGTGGAAAAAGGGCTGACAGTGAAGCGACATATCAAGACGTCGCTTGCTCCCGGATCACGCGTGGTGACGGAATATCTCAGCGCTACCGGTCTGCTGCCATATCTTGAGAAACTTGGCTTTAATCTGGCAGGCTATGGCTGCACAACCTGTATCGGCAACTCGGGGCCCTTGTCGGAGCCGATCGAGGAAGCTGTGGTGACAAATGATCTAGTGTGTGCCGCAGTACTCTCGGGCAATCGCAACTTCGAGGCACGAATTCACCCCAGTATTCGCGCCAACTTTCTTGCATCTCCGCCGCTGGTGGTGGCATACGCCATAGCGGGCACCATGCTCAAGGATTTGATGACCGAGCCGCTGGGCCTTGGCAAGGACGGCAAGCCTGTCTGGCTCGGTGACGTCTGGCCGAGTGAGGACGAAATTCATGGGCTGATGAAATTTGCTGCCAACGCGGAAACGTTTCGCCGCCTCTACAGTAATCTCACCAAGGATCATCCATTATGGAACGATATCTCATCGGTTTCGGGGCAGGTATATGACTGGCCGAAATCCACTTATATTGCCGAGCCGCCGTTTTTCCAGGATTTCTCCATGCAGCCGGGGCAACCTGGCGGTATACGCAATGCGCGTGTGCTGGGCATATTCGGCGATTCTGTAACCACCGATCACATCAGTCCCGCCGGCTCCATTAAGGATACCTCACCCGCAGGCCAATACTTGCTTGCAAGCGGCGTTTCGAAGGCCGATTTCAATAGCTACGGGGCGCGCCGCGGCAATCATGATGTGATGATGCGCGGCACTTTTGCCAATGTACGGATCAAGAACCTGGTGATCCCCGGCAGTGAAGGGGGCATCACCCTGCATCAGCCGGATGGCCGGCAAATGAGTATTTATGATGCCGCCATGGAGTATATTTCTGATGGCGTGCCGACGGTGGTATTTGGAGGAGAGGAATACGGCGCTGGCTCGAGCCGTGACTGGGCCGCGAAAGGAACCCAGCTACTCGGTGTCAAGGCAGTAATCGCCCGCAGCTTTGAGCGTATACACCGGAGTAATCTTGTTGGCATGGGTGTATTGCCATTGCAATTCAAGGAAAATGTCAGCGCTCAATCACTGGGTATCAAAGGCGATGAGCAATTCGACCTTCTGGGTCTGGATGTTATTCGTCCGCAACAAGGGGTGACATTGGTGATTCATGGCAATGATGGTTCGCGCCGCGAAATCGATTTATTAAGCAGGATCGATACGGCAATCGAGGTAGACTATTACATGCACGGCGGTATATTACCTTACGTTCTCAGGGAACTCATGAGGGCGTGA
- a CDS encoding deoxynucleoside kinase encodes MKLEKYRHIAIEGPIGVGKTSLAQRMADHLNGTLLLEKPGENPFLEKFYGDISRYALPTQLFFLFQRTNQLQSFAQMDMFTRVMVSDFLLDKDPLFARLTLSDAEYELYQQIYRHLQPQASPPDLVIYLQASPATLIERVKRRGNAFEKNISQEYLWRLAESYTRFFYQYEDAPVMMINSENLNFVDSQEDFDLLLQQLEQMRSPREYFNRGI; translated from the coding sequence ATGAAGCTGGAAAAATACCGCCACATTGCGATCGAGGGTCCGATAGGCGTAGGCAAGACGAGTCTGGCGCAGCGCATGGCAGATCATCTGAATGGCACCCTGCTGTTGGAAAAACCCGGTGAAAATCCATTTCTTGAAAAGTTTTACGGCGACATTTCCCGCTATGCCCTGCCAACGCAATTATTTTTTCTGTTCCAGCGAACGAATCAATTGCAGAGCTTTGCGCAAATGGACATGTTTACCCGGGTAATGGTAAGCGACTTCCTGCTCGACAAAGACCCGCTGTTTGCCAGGCTCACGCTGAGCGATGCCGAGTATGAGCTGTACCAGCAAATTTATCGTCACTTGCAACCCCAGGCGTCGCCGCCCGACCTGGTGATTTACTTACAAGCTTCTCCCGCCACACTGATTGAACGGGTGAAGCGGCGCGGCAATGCGTTCGAGAAGAACATCTCTCAGGAATATCTATGGCGGCTGGCTGAAAGTTATACTCGCTTCTTTTATCAATATGAGGATGCGCCGGTCATGATGATCAATAGCGAAAATCTCAATTTTGTCGATAGCCAAGAAGATTTCGATCTATTGCTGCAGCAACTCGAGCAGATGCGCAGTCCCCGGGAATATTTCAATCGTGGAATCTAG
- the panC gene encoding pantoate--beta-alanine ligase, producing the protein MEIITGISSLRSRLRHESSIAFVPTMGGLHEGHLSLIRIAQQEADCVVASIFVNRLQFAPAEDFDQYPRTLADDCELLKAQGTHVLFAPGEKSLYPVRQEFMLEPPPIANTLEGEFRPGFFRGVATIVLKLFNIVQPHVAVFGKKDYQQLHIMRELVRQFNVPLEIIGGETVRASDNLALSSRNRYLSNEERVEALRLYRVLSQIKWEIENGNRNFRGLRQNAKEDLDAHGWKTDYIAVRQRDTLNPAREDDGDMVVLGAARLGKTRLIDNLEISV; encoded by the coding sequence GTGGAAATCATCACCGGGATTTCATCCTTGCGCAGCCGCCTCAGGCATGAATCTTCCATTGCCTTCGTTCCCACCATGGGCGGGCTGCATGAAGGCCATCTGTCGCTGATCCGTATCGCACAACAAGAAGCGGACTGCGTGGTGGCGAGCATTTTTGTCAACCGCCTGCAATTTGCACCGGCAGAAGATTTTGACCAGTATCCCCGTACTCTGGCGGATGACTGCGAATTATTGAAGGCGCAAGGCACTCATGTATTATTCGCGCCGGGTGAAAAAAGCCTCTATCCCGTGCGACAGGAGTTCATGCTGGAACCTCCGCCCATAGCGAATACGCTGGAAGGCGAATTTCGTCCCGGATTTTTCCGCGGAGTTGCAACAATCGTACTGAAACTTTTCAATATCGTGCAACCTCATGTAGCGGTTTTCGGAAAAAAAGATTACCAGCAGTTGCATATCATGCGTGAACTGGTACGGCAATTCAATGTGCCTCTGGAAATTATAGGGGGTGAAACCGTGCGCGCATCGGATAACCTGGCGTTGAGCTCCCGTAATCGCTATCTGTCTAACGAGGAACGTGTCGAAGCACTACGGCTTTATCGAGTTTTATCGCAAATCAAATGGGAAATAGAGAACGGCAATAGAAATTTTCGTGGGTTGCGGCAAAACGCAAAAGAAGACCTCGATGCTCATGGCTGGAAAACGGATTACATCGCGGTGCGGCAACGCGATACGCTGAATCCGGCCCGAGAGGATGATGGCGATATGGTGGTGCTGGGTGCTGCACGGCTGGGTAAAACCCGGTTAATAGATAACCTGGAGATATCGGTATGA
- the recG gene encoding ATP-dependent DNA helicase RecG, which yields MKNNTRNDSTPGAVTCFVTRVVQEKLAKLGITDEFDLLLHLPLRYEDETHLYPINDLPENRTVQVEGIIIHSEVMYRPRRQLVCQVEDGSGILFMRFLNFYGSQVKAYAAGTRVRLLGEARPGFFGVEMVHPKCRIVREGEPLADALTPIYPVAAGLASGTIRKLILQTLQRLVECGDPQSHLSETLPGTFLRHYRLQGFRDSIIFLHQPLPDASAALLQERKHPAWRRIKFDELLAQQLSMRLHYRQRRSQSAPLLLNKNKLTTALLQSLPFELTSGQKKALAEISRDLAASHPMQRLLQGDVGCGKTIVAALAMLQAVENDYQAALMAPTEILAEQHYQKLSGWLEPLLAPLGITIARLSGSQKKKQREGALADIAEGRAMLAVGTHALFQEQVEFDRLGLAIIDEQHRFGVHQRLALRMKGTHADAVPHQLMMSATPIPRTLSMSYYADLDVSVIDGLPPGRTEVTTKLVADTRRDEVTARIREACHAGKQAYWVCPLIEESEALQLKTAQETHETLSLTFQDLKIGLVHGRLSAREKSAVMESFKKGEIQLLVATTVIEVGVDVPNASLMVIEHAERMGLSQLHQLRGRVGRGAEASICILLYQKPLSTTAQERLRIIFEHNDGFEIARQDLRLRGPGEFLGARQSGVPMLRFADPEYDRDLLDDARTVAEELLRDHPEAANRHLHRWLGRKSEYLRV from the coding sequence GTGAAGAATAACACCCGTAACGATTCCACGCCGGGTGCCGTCACTTGTTTTGTTACCAGGGTAGTGCAAGAAAAACTCGCCAAGCTTGGCATTACCGACGAATTCGATCTGTTGCTGCATTTGCCGCTGCGCTATGAGGACGAAACGCATCTTTATCCCATTAACGACCTTCCCGAAAACAGGACGGTGCAGGTTGAAGGCATCATTATCCACAGTGAAGTCATGTATCGACCGAGGCGCCAGCTGGTATGCCAGGTGGAAGACGGGAGCGGCATACTTTTCATGCGCTTCCTCAATTTTTATGGCAGCCAGGTAAAAGCGTATGCCGCAGGCACACGGGTACGCTTGCTGGGAGAAGCGCGTCCAGGTTTTTTCGGTGTCGAAATGGTCCATCCCAAATGCCGCATCGTGCGCGAAGGCGAACCACTGGCCGACGCGCTGACACCAATCTACCCGGTTGCGGCGGGCCTCGCCTCTGGAACAATACGCAAGCTGATCCTGCAAACGCTGCAGCGGTTGGTGGAGTGCGGGGACCCGCAAAGCCATCTATCGGAAACCCTGCCCGGTACGTTTTTACGGCATTATCGATTGCAAGGCTTCAGGGACAGCATCATTTTTCTGCATCAACCCTTGCCGGACGCATCAGCCGCTTTATTGCAGGAGCGCAAGCATCCGGCCTGGCGGCGGATCAAGTTCGATGAACTGCTGGCGCAACAACTCTCGATGCGTCTGCATTATCGCCAGCGCCGCAGTCAGAGCGCCCCCCTCCTGCTCAATAAAAACAAACTGACCACGGCGCTGCTTCAATCACTCCCCTTCGAGCTCACCAGCGGCCAGAAAAAGGCACTCGCCGAAATCAGCCGCGATCTTGCCGCAAGTCATCCAATGCAGCGATTGTTGCAGGGCGACGTGGGCTGCGGCAAGACCATCGTCGCCGCATTGGCGATGTTGCAGGCAGTTGAAAATGATTACCAGGCCGCCTTGATGGCTCCCACCGAGATCCTGGCCGAGCAGCACTATCAGAAGCTTTCAGGCTGGCTGGAACCGCTGCTTGCCCCCTTGGGTATCACGATTGCCCGGCTATCCGGCAGTCAGAAAAAAAAACAACGGGAGGGCGCACTCGCCGATATCGCCGAAGGTCGCGCCATGCTTGCCGTTGGTACTCATGCATTGTTCCAGGAGCAGGTGGAATTCGACCGGCTCGGACTTGCCATTATCGACGAGCAACACCGCTTCGGCGTGCATCAGCGGCTGGCATTGAGGATGAAAGGTACTCACGCAGATGCGGTGCCGCATCAATTGATGATGAGCGCAACACCCATTCCGCGCACGCTTTCGATGAGCTACTATGCCGATCTGGATGTATCGGTGATTGATGGGCTGCCTCCGGGCAGAACCGAAGTGACGACTAAATTGGTTGCGGATACCCGCCGCGATGAAGTGACTGCACGTATCCGGGAGGCTTGCCATGCCGGAAAACAGGCCTACTGGGTTTGTCCGCTGATTGAAGAGTCCGAAGCTTTGCAACTCAAGACAGCGCAGGAAACGCATGAAACGTTGAGCCTGACTTTCCAGGATTTGAAAATTGGGCTGGTGCACGGCCGGCTCTCTGCCCGGGAAAAATCGGCGGTCATGGAATCATTCAAGAAAGGTGAAATCCAGCTGCTGGTTGCCACAACGGTAATCGAGGTCGGTGTCGATGTACCCAATGCTTCATTGATGGTGATTGAGCATGCGGAGCGCATGGGATTATCCCAATTGCACCAGTTACGAGGGCGCGTGGGGCGGGGTGCGGAAGCCAGCATATGCATACTGCTGTACCAGAAGCCCTTGTCCACCACCGCTCAAGAGCGGCTTCGAATCATCTTCGAACATAACGACGGTTTTGAGATCGCGCGCCAGGATTTACGGCTCCGCGGTCCGGGGGAGTTTCTGGGTGCGCGCCAGAGCGGCGTGCCCATGCTGCGCTTTGCCGATCCGGAATATGACCGAGACTTGCTCGACGACGCCCGCACCGTCGCCGAAGAATTGCTCCGCGACCACCCGGAAGCTGCTAATCGACATCTTCATCGCTGGCTAGGGCGTAAAAGCGAATACCTGCGAGTCTAG
- the panB gene encoding 3-methyl-2-oxobutanoate hydroxymethyltransferase, with translation MRTTQGALQKMRDDGEKIAILTCYDASFAALLENAGVDILLVGDSLGNVLQGEETTLPVTLDDMIYHTRCVARGSSKAFIMADMPFGTSQVAPEDTFENAAELMAAGANMVKIEGGSIMAETVEFLTRRGIPVCAHIGLTPQSVNQLGGYTVQGKTDHQAKQLLDDAVALEKAGAGMLLMEVVPAALAKKVTRKLSIPTIGIGAGIDCSAQVLVLYDMLGIYSGRKARFMRNFMIGAGSIQEALANYVKSVKTGEFPTPEHAF, from the coding sequence ATGCGTACCACACAAGGTGCTTTACAGAAAATGCGTGACGATGGCGAGAAAATTGCCATCCTCACCTGTTACGATGCAAGCTTTGCGGCACTGCTGGAAAATGCCGGGGTCGATATCCTGCTAGTGGGCGATTCACTGGGCAATGTTCTGCAGGGGGAAGAGACTACCCTCCCCGTCACCTTGGATGACATGATCTATCACACGCGCTGTGTGGCACGCGGGTCAAGCAAAGCGTTCATCATGGCAGACATGCCGTTCGGTACGTCTCAGGTGGCGCCGGAAGATACTTTTGAGAATGCCGCCGAACTCATGGCCGCAGGCGCCAATATGGTCAAGATCGAAGGCGGCAGCATCATGGCGGAAACGGTTGAATTCCTGACCCGGCGCGGTATCCCGGTTTGCGCTCATATCGGTTTGACACCTCAATCGGTGAATCAACTGGGCGGCTACACGGTGCAAGGCAAAACAGATCACCAGGCAAAGCAATTACTGGACGACGCAGTTGCGCTGGAAAAGGCGGGAGCGGGTATGTTGCTGATGGAAGTTGTTCCCGCTGCGCTCGCCAAGAAAGTTACCAGGAAACTTTCCATCCCTACCATCGGCATTGGCGCCGGCATAGATTGTTCGGCACAGGTACTGGTGCTTTATGACATGCTGGGTATTTATTCCGGCAGGAAAGCCCGATTTATGAGGAATTTCATGATCGGTGCAGGCAGCATCCAGGAGGCGTTGGCAAATTACGTCAAATCAGTCAAAACCGGGGAGTTTCCGACACCTGAGCACGCATTCTGA
- a CDS encoding ABC transporter ATP-binding protein gives MILQTLDLTLQYPGKLLCRNLSLTVGPGECWAILGQNGCGKTTLIHALGGLRRVDRENESSVMVAGKPPQTWPRRELARNLGILLQEEPGEFWGSVSEYVLLGRYPHVKNIFGWDAIDQDMALHAIERMELTSLAHRPLITLSGGERQRARIALLLAQSPICYLLDEPLQHLDLRHQLLAMTLFGELARQGSAVVMVLHDIGWASRFCDHVLMLFDDGHTIRGSSEETLNQSNLEALYQCNIKEIVMNNGRHFVPETMPGV, from the coding sequence ATGATTCTACAAACCCTCGATCTAACGCTCCAATATCCTGGCAAGCTACTGTGCCGTAACTTGAGCCTGACTGTTGGACCGGGCGAATGCTGGGCCATACTCGGCCAGAATGGTTGCGGCAAGACGACGTTGATACACGCGCTAGGGGGCTTGCGCCGCGTCGACAGGGAAAATGAGTCTTCCGTTATGGTGGCGGGGAAACCGCCACAAACCTGGCCCCGGCGCGAGCTTGCGCGTAATCTCGGCATCCTGTTGCAGGAAGAACCGGGTGAGTTCTGGGGCAGTGTATCCGAATACGTATTACTGGGACGCTATCCTCATGTCAAAAATATATTTGGCTGGGATGCCATTGACCAGGACATGGCGCTCCACGCCATTGAGCGCATGGAATTGACCAGCCTCGCCCACCGGCCGCTCATCACGCTTTCCGGTGGCGAGCGCCAACGCGCACGCATCGCTTTATTGCTCGCGCAGTCACCCATATGTTATTTGCTGGATGAACCGCTGCAACATCTGGATCTGCGCCACCAGCTTCTCGCCATGACGCTGTTTGGCGAACTGGCCAGGCAAGGTAGCGCGGTGGTGATGGTGCTGCACGATATCGGCTGGGCGAGCCGTTTCTGCGATCATGTTCTGATGCTGTTTGATGATGGCCACACTATTCGCGGAAGTTCGGAAGAGACACTCAACCAGTCCAATCTTGAAGCGCTTTACCAATGCAATATCAAGGAAATCGTTATGAACAATGGCCGCCATTTCGTACCGGAAACGATGCCGGGTGTATAA
- a CDS encoding Crp/Fnr family transcriptional regulator: protein MFPLQSPKQNRILAALPAEDYARLLPYLEPALMSLGQVVYEPGTLINHLYFPATSILAPVYGVENGTSVRLAIIGNEGLTGVSTLLGGGGMPGGVVVQSAGNAYRIKADILKKEFDSRGKFQRLVLHYTQALITQTAQNAVCNRHHNIEQQLGRFLLMSLDRLSGNELQMTHEQIAIMLGVRRESVTQAALKLQTIGAIQYSRGHITVLDREELEGCVCECYAVVNNEYERLLPYRPLSDPAPAAAKRRVSKELWTVN from the coding sequence ATGTTTCCACTGCAAAGCCCTAAGCAAAACCGGATTCTTGCGGCCCTGCCTGCGGAAGATTACGCGAGACTTCTACCGTATCTTGAACCCGCACTCATGTCGTTGGGACAAGTGGTTTATGAACCTGGCACTTTGATTAATCATTTGTATTTTCCGGCCACCAGCATCCTTGCGCCTGTGTACGGCGTGGAAAATGGGACTTCGGTGCGGCTTGCAATCATTGGCAACGAGGGGCTTACCGGTGTTTCGACTCTCCTGGGGGGTGGCGGCATGCCCGGCGGGGTTGTGGTACAGAGCGCGGGCAACGCTTATCGAATCAAGGCGGATATCCTGAAAAAAGAATTCGACTCACGCGGCAAATTTCAACGCCTGGTGTTGCATTACACCCAGGCCCTGATTACTCAGACCGCGCAGAATGCGGTATGCAACCGGCACCATAATATAGAGCAACAGCTGGGCCGCTTCCTTCTGATGAGCCTGGATCGATTGTCGGGCAACGAGTTGCAAATGACGCATGAGCAGATAGCGATCATGCTGGGTGTCCGCCGGGAAAGCGTGACCCAGGCGGCGCTTAAGCTGCAAACGATCGGAGCAATTCAATACAGCCGCGGTCATATCACCGTTCTGGATCGCGAAGAGCTGGAAGGTTGCGTATGCGAATGTTATGCGGTGGTGAACAATGAATACGAGCGCCTGTTACCATATCGCCCGCTTTCCGATCCCGCGCCTGCAGCCGCTAAACGCCGCGTCAGCAAAGAACTCTGGACTGTAAACTGA